One window from the genome of Variovorax sp. PAMC26660 encodes:
- a CDS encoding recombinase RecT — translation MAAALATVDELVLIARPRFESMLVDKSMNFAAEAEFAIQQICRNKYSVDLARQNPQAVHDAMVNVSGMGLTLNPALALAYLAPRDKKIQLLVSYRGLLHVAVSSGSIRMAKAELVHANDRFVPQGLDEQPLHEFSPFAKPDVRGELVGVYVSAKTVHGDWVTEWMTTEQVHAVRERSDSWKAYWATRDEAKPKSTPWNTDEGEMFKKTVIRRAYKSWPISERLGKVMEHLNASGEGVTLSNKPVQDEEPSELLLAARAAADKGRDAFSTYWKALKPAERSALRGDIEDLAQRTAEADEKRTVPSGAEPAAQTPTPAPAATTPDAVTDVEARPVRKRAPAPVPTSTGTPSFTAERIAQRLRDAADLDALQIAADLIRHVPDKGAVAQLEAFCEERQAELLQQPA, via the coding sequence ATGGCAGCCGCCCTGGCCACAGTTGATGAGCTGGTGCTCATCGCACGCCCGCGCTTCGAGTCGATGCTTGTCGACAAGTCGATGAACTTCGCCGCCGAAGCGGAGTTCGCCATCCAGCAGATTTGCAGGAACAAGTACTCCGTCGATCTGGCCCGCCAGAACCCACAGGCCGTGCATGACGCCATGGTCAACGTGTCAGGCATGGGCCTCACGTTGAACCCCGCACTGGCCCTGGCTTATCTCGCGCCGCGCGACAAGAAGATTCAGCTGCTAGTGAGCTACCGCGGCCTGCTCCATGTCGCGGTGTCGAGCGGTTCGATCCGCATGGCGAAGGCCGAGCTGGTCCATGCCAACGACCGGTTCGTACCGCAAGGCCTCGACGAGCAGCCGTTGCACGAGTTCAGTCCGTTCGCCAAACCTGATGTGCGCGGCGAGCTGGTGGGCGTCTACGTCTCCGCCAAGACGGTCCACGGTGATTGGGTGACCGAGTGGATGACCACCGAGCAAGTGCATGCAGTGCGCGAACGCAGCGATAGCTGGAAGGCCTATTGGGCAACGCGCGACGAAGCCAAGCCGAAGAGCACGCCCTGGAACACCGACGAAGGCGAGATGTTCAAGAAGACCGTCATCCGGCGTGCCTACAAGTCGTGGCCTATCAGCGAGCGCTTGGGAAAAGTCATGGAGCACCTGAACGCATCGGGCGAGGGCGTCACGCTGAGCAACAAGCCTGTGCAGGACGAAGAACCCTCCGAATTGCTCCTGGCAGCCCGCGCCGCCGCCGACAAAGGGCGCGATGCCTTTTCGACCTACTGGAAGGCGCTGAAGCCGGCCGAGCGCAGCGCTCTGCGTGGCGATATAGAGGATCTGGCCCAACGCACAGCCGAGGCCGACGAGAAGCGCACGGTCCCTAGCGGTGCTGAGCCCGCAGCGCAGACACCAACGCCTGCGCCGGCAGCAACGACACCCGATGCCGTCACCGACGTGGAAGCAAGGCCAGTGCGCAAGCGCGCGCCGGCGCCCGTTCCAACGTCTACCGGCACGCCCAGCTTCACCGCAGAGCGGATCGCGCAACGCCTGCGCGACGCAGCGGATCTCGACGCGCTGCAGATCGCGGCCGACCTCATCCGCCACGTGCCTGACAAGGGCGCCGTGGCGCAACTCGAAGCCTTCTGCGAAGAGCGCCAAGCCGAGCTTCTGCAGCAACCCGCCTGA
- a CDS encoding terminase large subunit domain-containing protein produces the protein MLELAAPQSTPVSPVFDLTTLSHEQRLELTGLIDELERRRRTRLIGTMFPDTGPLRRELYPRHLEFFLSGAINDERVFMAGNRVGKTVAAGTELTYHLTGQYPDWWQGRRFKRAIRALASGDTTVTTRDIIQDKMLGGTTDETLYGTGLIPGDCIVNWTKRMGVPGAVEKITVRHVSGQDSELWLRSYEQGRKIFQGFELDVFWPDEECPEDVYEEGQVRLLTTGGISMLTFTPLNGLTTLVQALTSNDPDKPVLSRDVIQCGWDDVPHLSEIAKAKLLSKLMPHQRDARTKGIPALGSGAIYPVPETDIVIPDFAIPDHWPRGYGMDVGWNRTAVIWGALNRETDTAYLYSEHYRGQAEPSVHAAAVKARGDWMQGAIDPASRGRSQKDGEQLLQSYIDLGLQLAMADNGVESGLYDVWERMSTGRLKVFASCRNWVDEYRIYRRDDKGRIVKEKDHLMDATRYFVKTGLGLATVRPRPTSRARSGSWRTA, from the coding sequence ATGCTTGAGCTTGCCGCACCACAGAGCACGCCGGTCTCGCCGGTGTTCGACCTCACCACGCTGTCTCACGAGCAGCGCCTGGAACTGACCGGCCTGATCGACGAGCTGGAGCGCCGGCGTCGCACGCGGCTGATCGGAACGATGTTCCCCGACACGGGGCCATTGCGGCGCGAGCTGTACCCGCGCCACCTCGAGTTCTTCCTGTCGGGCGCGATCAACGACGAGCGCGTCTTCATGGCCGGCAACCGGGTCGGGAAGACCGTCGCGGCCGGCACCGAGCTGACATACCACCTGACGGGTCAGTACCCAGACTGGTGGCAGGGGCGCCGCTTCAAGCGCGCCATCCGTGCGCTGGCCAGCGGCGACACAACGGTCACGACCCGGGACATCATCCAAGACAAGATGCTCGGCGGCACGACCGACGAGACGTTGTACGGCACCGGTTTGATCCCGGGCGACTGCATCGTGAACTGGACGAAGCGCATGGGCGTGCCAGGCGCGGTCGAGAAGATCACCGTTCGGCACGTCAGCGGGCAGGACAGCGAACTCTGGCTGCGCAGCTATGAGCAGGGCCGCAAGATCTTCCAGGGCTTTGAGCTCGATGTGTTCTGGCCCGACGAGGAATGCCCGGAGGACGTCTACGAAGAAGGCCAGGTGCGCCTGCTGACGACGGGCGGCATCAGCATGCTGACGTTCACGCCGCTCAACGGCCTGACGACGTTGGTGCAGGCGCTGACCAGCAATGACCCGGACAAGCCGGTCCTGAGCCGCGACGTGATCCAGTGCGGCTGGGATGACGTCCCCCACCTCTCCGAGATCGCGAAGGCAAAGCTGCTCTCGAAGCTGATGCCGCACCAGCGCGATGCCCGCACGAAGGGCATCCCTGCGCTGGGTTCGGGTGCCATCTATCCGGTGCCCGAGACCGACATCGTGATCCCCGACTTCGCGATCCCCGATCACTGGCCGCGCGGCTACGGCATGGACGTGGGTTGGAACCGCACGGCCGTCATCTGGGGCGCGCTGAACCGCGAGACCGACACCGCCTACCTCTACAGCGAGCACTACCGCGGCCAAGCCGAGCCCAGCGTGCACGCCGCCGCCGTGAAGGCGCGCGGCGACTGGATGCAGGGTGCGATCGATCCAGCCAGCCGTGGCCGCAGCCAGAAGGACGGCGAGCAACTGCTTCAGAGCTACATCGACCTGGGCCTGCAGCTCGCGATGGCTGACAACGGCGTGGAGTCGGGCCTGTACGACGTGTGGGAGCGCATGTCCACCGGCCGCCTCAAGGTCTTCGCCTCGTGCCGCAACTGGGTCGACGAGTACCGCATCTACCGGCGCGACGACAAGGGCCGGATCGTCAAGGAGAAGGACCACTTGATGGATGCCACCCGCTACTTCGTGAAAACCGGGCTTGGCCTCGCCACTGTGCGACCACGCCCGACCTCGCGCGCCCGCTCGGGCTCATGGAGAACCGCATGA
- a CDS encoding portal protein yields the protein MFDVAAATTNAPPDLAADTTTRELSGPDKPGDASANEVTKHRHHVLMDLLEYEAERQAEERIQMQIDEDYYDHLQWRPDDARELMERGQAPLVFNESRQSIDWISGTEKRMRKDYKILPREPDDEQGAELKTKIVKYLDDVNLTQWHRSKAFKQAATAGLSWIEEGVNPDPEQEIIYSGMEDWRNVYRDSHSRNLDMNVDARYLFRRRVIDLDYAIALLPGHAAHLRAMSGRHDADEEGDGIWYLGQKLTGASETEWTMNSLAGFGERAAYMSRNGYRDTSRRQSVELLECWYRVPERVKVFAASAMQGKIVNPQDPTHAQALVERVPMYEAVKLRMRLQIATKQAPMEDMASPYRHGRFLLTPIYGYRRARDGMAYGAMRGMRDIQDDMNKRRSKALFALSSNRMVMEKGAVDDIEEARKEAARPDMVLVKNIGREVRFEKPMADFQGNLELAAQDSELLRNAGGVTNENLGRNTSAQSGIAIERKQDQGSLTTSELFDNYLLAIRQAGKLRLSHIEQFWTEPKAIRIVGGRKPIEWLKVNTIDPATGEMLNDVTAREADFIVDTQDYRASLAQSALEQMFDLLGKIAVFAPQVVLNVLDLVVESADLKDKDEWVARIRKLTGQRDPSKPMTPEEQQVEQATIAKQQEQEQLATDTAKAALSEIQTKVDLVRAQIAKLDTEGTLQKVETMYSALQAAQIVATVPGVTPAADEIAKSAGLRDENPGGVPAPTAMAAAVAANTPPIAPSVPAPPSVADTAPGPLEGMQAGIQTPDGADNVAPPVDPSVSNLPQEPMQ from the coding sequence ATGTTCGACGTAGCTGCTGCCACCACCAACGCGCCGCCCGACCTCGCGGCCGATACCACCACGCGCGAACTCAGTGGCCCGGACAAACCAGGCGATGCGTCCGCGAACGAGGTGACCAAGCACCGGCACCACGTCCTCATGGACTTGTTGGAGTACGAGGCCGAGCGCCAGGCCGAAGAGCGCATCCAGATGCAGATCGATGAGGACTACTACGACCACCTGCAATGGCGGCCGGACGATGCCCGCGAGCTGATGGAGCGCGGCCAGGCGCCGCTGGTGTTCAACGAATCCCGCCAGTCCATCGACTGGATCAGCGGCACCGAGAAGCGCATGCGCAAGGACTACAAGATCCTGCCGCGCGAGCCCGACGACGAGCAGGGCGCCGAGCTGAAGACCAAGATCGTGAAGTACCTCGACGACGTGAACCTCACGCAGTGGCACCGCTCGAAGGCCTTCAAGCAGGCGGCCACCGCAGGCCTATCGTGGATCGAAGAGGGCGTGAACCCCGACCCCGAGCAGGAGATCATCTACTCGGGCATGGAGGACTGGCGCAACGTGTACCGCGACAGCCACTCGCGCAACCTCGACATGAACGTCGATGCCCGCTACCTGTTCCGCCGCCGCGTGATCGACCTCGACTATGCGATTGCGCTGCTGCCCGGCCACGCCGCGCACCTGCGTGCGATGTCGGGCCGCCACGATGCCGACGAAGAGGGCGATGGCATCTGGTACCTGGGCCAGAAGCTCACCGGCGCCAGCGAGACCGAGTGGACGATGAACAGCCTCGCTGGCTTCGGCGAGCGCGCGGCCTACATGAGCCGCAACGGGTACCGCGACACGAGCCGCCGGCAGTCGGTCGAGCTGCTGGAGTGCTGGTACCGCGTGCCCGAGCGCGTGAAGGTGTTCGCCGCTTCCGCCATGCAGGGGAAGATCGTCAACCCTCAAGACCCGACGCACGCGCAGGCGCTTGTCGAGCGCGTGCCGATGTACGAGGCCGTGAAGCTGCGCATGCGGCTGCAGATCGCCACGAAGCAGGCCCCGATGGAGGACATGGCGAGCCCGTACCGCCACGGCCGCTTCCTGCTGACCCCGATCTACGGCTACCGCCGTGCGCGCGACGGCATGGCCTACGGCGCCATGCGCGGCATGCGGGACATTCAGGACGACATGAACAAGCGGCGCAGCAAGGCGCTGTTCGCCCTGTCGTCCAACCGCATGGTGATGGAAAAGGGCGCCGTCGACGACATCGAAGAGGCCCGCAAGGAAGCCGCACGCCCGGACATGGTGCTGGTGAAGAACATCGGCCGGGAGGTCCGCTTCGAGAAACCGATGGCCGACTTCCAGGGCAACCTTGAACTGGCCGCGCAAGACAGCGAGCTGCTGCGCAATGCCGGCGGCGTGACCAACGAGAACCTGGGCCGCAACACATCCGCGCAGAGCGGCATCGCCATCGAGCGCAAGCAGGATCAGGGCTCGCTCACCACGTCGGAGCTGTTCGACAACTATCTGCTGGCCATTCGCCAGGCCGGCAAGCTGCGCCTCTCTCACATCGAGCAGTTCTGGACCGAGCCGAAGGCTATCCGCATCGTCGGTGGCCGCAAGCCCATCGAGTGGCTGAAGGTGAACACCATCGACCCGGCCACCGGCGAGATGCTGAACGACGTCACGGCCCGCGAAGCCGACTTCATCGTGGACACGCAGGACTACCGCGCCTCGCTGGCCCAGTCCGCGCTGGAACAGATGTTCGACCTGCTCGGAAAGATCGCGGTGTTCGCGCCCCAGGTGGTGCTCAACGTGCTCGACCTGGTGGTGGAGTCCGCGGACCTCAAGGACAAGGACGAATGGGTTGCGCGCATCCGCAAGCTCACCGGCCAGCGCGACCCGAGCAAGCCGATGACGCCAGAAGAGCAACAGGTCGAGCAGGCCACCATCGCCAAGCAGCAGGAGCAAGAGCAACTTGCCACCGATACGGCCAAGGCCGCGCTGTCGGAGATCCAGACCAAGGTGGATCTGGTCCGCGCGCAGATCGCGAAGCTGGACACCGAGGGCACTTTGCAGAAGGTCGAGACCATGTACTCGGCGCTGCAGGCAGCCCAGATCGTGGCCACGGTGCCGGGCGTGACGCCGGCGGCCGACGAGATCGCCAAATCCGCCGGGCTGCGTGACGAGAACCCGGGCGGCGTGCCCGCGCCAACGGCGATGGCTGCAGCTGTGGCCGCGAACACCCCGCCAATCGCCCCCTCCGTTCCCGCGCCACCCAGCGTTGCCGACACCGCCCCCGGCCCGCTGGAAGGCATGCAGGCCGGCATCCAAACCCCCGATGGCGCCGACAACGTTGCGCCGCCCGTTGATCCCTCCGTTTCCAACCTACCCCAGGAGCCCATGCAATGA
- a CDS encoding N4-gp56 family major capsid protein yields the protein MRTLIGVNDPQAVKKWASLMAVAINKASYWAKKFVGEGKDARLPIQRIDDLESGAGDEVTVDLLMPLSMEPLIGDETLDGKEQKLKYFTDRLRIDQVRGGADLGSRMTKKRTLRNLRQDAKRASTDWWKRLMDELYFIYLSGTRGTGGGMLWSAANPMFDINSLTAPDSMHMMYAGAATSKASLAATDTFKLRLIDKAVAKAETMGGDGTDELSMIPVSIDGGDHYIALMHTYQADAMRQDAGTGGWLDIQKAAAAAEGAKNPIFTGAMGMYNDVVLHKHRNVIRFNDYGAGANLPAARALFLGSQAALVAYGDNETGTRFRWTEETKDHGNSVAIGTHAIMGVKKSTYKSKDGQTVRDFGVIAMDTYNADPNAP from the coding sequence GTGCGTACCCTGATCGGTGTCAACGACCCTCAAGCGGTCAAAAAGTGGGCATCGCTGATGGCTGTGGCCATCAACAAGGCGTCCTACTGGGCAAAGAAATTCGTCGGCGAGGGCAAAGACGCTCGCCTCCCCATCCAGCGCATCGATGACCTCGAATCCGGCGCTGGCGACGAAGTAACCGTCGACCTGCTCATGCCCCTGAGCATGGAGCCGCTGATCGGCGACGAGACGCTCGACGGCAAGGAGCAAAAGCTCAAGTACTTCACCGACCGCCTGCGCATCGACCAGGTGCGCGGTGGCGCGGACCTCGGCTCGCGCATGACGAAGAAGCGCACCCTGCGCAACCTTCGCCAGGACGCCAAGCGCGCCAGCACCGACTGGTGGAAGCGCCTGATGGACGAGCTGTACTTCATCTACCTGTCGGGCACGCGTGGCACCGGGGGCGGCATGCTGTGGAGCGCGGCGAACCCGATGTTCGACATCAACTCGCTGACCGCGCCTGACTCGATGCACATGATGTACGCCGGCGCGGCGACCTCGAAGGCATCGCTGGCCGCGACCGACACGTTCAAGCTGCGGCTGATCGACAAGGCGGTGGCCAAGGCCGAGACGATGGGTGGCGACGGTACCGATGAACTCTCGATGATCCCTGTGTCCATCGATGGCGGCGACCACTACATCGCGCTGATGCACACCTACCAGGCCGACGCCATGCGCCAAGACGCGGGCACCGGCGGCTGGCTCGACATCCAGAAGGCTGCGGCTGCTGCTGAAGGCGCGAAGAACCCGATCTTCACCGGCGCGATGGGCATGTACAACGACGTGGTGCTGCACAAGCACCGCAACGTGATTCGCTTCAACGACTACGGCGCGGGCGCGAACCTGCCGGCCGCACGTGCGCTGTTCCTGGGCTCGCAGGCCGCGTTGGTTGCCTACGGCGACAACGAAACCGGCACGCGCTTCCGCTGGACCGAGGAAACGAAGGACCACGGCAACAGCGTCGCCATCGGCACGCACGCAATCATGGGCGTGAAGAAGTCCACCTACAAGTCCAAGGACGGCCAGACCGTTCGCGACTTCGGTGTCATCGCGATGGACACCTACAACGCCGACCCGAACGCCCCCTGA
- a CDS encoding DUF6682 family protein — protein MLAKQILRKARFLLSDPDAVRWSDPDLLGWLNSAQLQIVAVRPDAKATKVDHPLALGVEQVIPANGTKLLDVIRNTSGRAVTLISRDQLSSYDPDWYTSAPSATTKHYTFDESDPKSFEVFPPAAAGAKVRLLYAAIPTDCADVDSAIDLDAIYEGPLIDFVCYRAWAQDSDNPGDAGNAANAISTFMQALTGKTQSDQATRPARK, from the coding sequence ATGCTCGCCAAGCAGATCCTCCGCAAAGCGCGTTTCCTCCTGAGCGACCCCGATGCGGTGCGCTGGTCGGACCCGGATCTGCTCGGCTGGCTCAACAGCGCGCAGCTCCAGATCGTCGCAGTGCGACCCGATGCGAAGGCCACGAAGGTAGATCACCCGCTGGCCCTCGGTGTCGAGCAGGTCATCCCTGCCAATGGCACCAAGCTGCTGGACGTCATCCGCAACACCTCGGGCCGCGCGGTGACGCTCATCAGCCGCGACCAGCTCAGCTCCTACGACCCGGACTGGTACACGTCGGCTCCCAGTGCGACCACCAAGCACTACACCTTCGACGAGAGCGATCCCAAGTCCTTCGAGGTGTTTCCGCCAGCGGCGGCCGGGGCGAAAGTGCGGCTGCTGTATGCGGCCATCCCCACCGACTGCGCCGACGTGGACAGCGCGATCGATCTCGATGCCATCTACGAGGGGCCGCTGATCGACTTCGTGTGCTACCGCGCTTGGGCGCAGGACAGCGACAACCCTGGCGACGCCGGCAACGCAGCGAACGCCATTTCGACGTTCATGCAGGCCCTGACCGGCAAGACCCAATCTGACCAGGCCACCCGGCCCGCGCGCAAATGA